Proteins from a genomic interval of Lycium ferocissimum isolate CSIRO_LF1 chromosome 2, AGI_CSIRO_Lferr_CH_V1, whole genome shotgun sequence:
- the LOC132046628 gene encoding rab GTPase-activating protein 22-like translates to MATLDITKMWRDPGAPADSFYQVRPECKDVPKSKFRIKNGKTLSARKWRAAFSPEGYLDIGKTLGRIHRGGIHPSIRGEVWEFLLGCYDPKSTYAEREDIRQQRRTQYAILKEECRTMFPVIGSGRFITAPVITEDGDPILDPLVLQEAKAAKEAKEATSAGQPNGASDDYEMVKEHDKRVIEWKLSLHQIGLDVARTDRSLVFYEKQENLSKLWDILSVYAWFDKDVNYCQGMSDLCSPMIILLDDEADAFWCFERLMRRLRGNFRYTDSSVGVESQLNNLASVTQVIDPKLHQHLDKLGGGDYLFAVRMLMVLFRREFSFCDSLYLWEMMWALEYDPDLFVTYEDPELAADKPEESKAKSKSRQCGKYERENMKNAGKAAEAPLPISVFLVASVLKDKSDKLLTEARGLDDVVKILNDVNGNLDAKKACTGAMKLHKKYLKKAANTNR, encoded by the exons ATGGCTACTTTAGATATTACAAAAATGTGGAGGGACCCTGGTGCTCCAGCTGATTCATTCTATCAGGTTCGGCCTGAATGTAAGGATGTTCCCAAGTCCAAATTTAGAATCAAG AATGGGAAAACACTAAGTGCAAGAAAATGGCGTGCTGCATTTTCTCCGGAAGGTTATCTTGATATAGGCAAAACACTCGGTCGAATCCATCGAGGG GGAATTCATCCATCAATTAGAGGTGAAGTTTGGGAATTCTTACTTGGTTGCTATGATCCAAAAAGCACATACGCGGAACGAGAGGATATACGACAACAACGGAG GACACAATATGCTATACTAAAAGAAGAATGCCGCACAATGTTTCCGGTGATTGGAAGTGGTAGATTTATTACTGCACCTGTAATAACAGAAGATGGTGATCCTATTCTAGATCCTTTAGTACTTCAAGAGGCAAAAGCAGCAAAAGAAGCAAAAGAAGCGACTTCAGCTGGTCAACCAAATG GTGCTTCCGATGATTACGAAATGGTAAAGGAGCATGATAAAAGAGTGATAGAGTGGAAACTCTCGTTACACCAGATAG GACTCGATGTGGCTCGCACTGACAGGTCACTTGTCTTTTATGAGAAACAAGAGAATCTATCAAAGCTTTGGGATATCCTTTCTGTTTATGCTTGGTTTGACAAAGATGTTAATTATTGTCAAG GGATGAGTGATCTTTGCTCTCCAATGATTATTCTTCTTGACGATGAAGCAGATGCATTTTGGTGCTTCGAACGTTTAATGAGAAGACTG AGAGGAAATTTCAGGTACACTGACAGTTCTGTTGGAGTAGAATCGCAGCTAAATAATCTAGCTTCAGTAACTCAAGTTATTGATCCCAAACTTCACCAACACTTAG ATAAATTAGGTGGAGGTGATTACTTGTTTGCTGTCCGTATGCTCATGGTTTTGTTCCGTCGAGAGTTTTCTTTTTGCGATTCATTATATCTTTGGGAG ATGATGTGGGCCCTGGAATATGATCCAGACTTGTTTGTTACATATGAAGACCCTGAATTAGCTGCGGACAAACCTGAAGAATCTAAAGCAAAATCAAAGTCACGTCAGTGTGGGAAATATGAGcgagaaaacatgaaaaatgcTGGCAAAGCTGCAGAAGCTCCCCTCCCTATTTCCGTTTTCCTAGTAGCCAGCGTCCTGAAAGACAAGAGTGATAAATTGCTGACAGAAGCAAGAGGACTGGACGATGTTGTTAAG ATACTGAATGACGTTAACGGAAACTTGGACGCTAAAAAGGCTTGCACTGGTGCGATGAAACTTCACAAGAAGTATCTTAAAAAG GCGGCGAACACCAACAGGTAG
- the LOC132046629 gene encoding COBRA-like protein 10 → MIVTSEGMKIPWTNVITCIVLVLLCYSIEECKGQDYGGESTVPAAPPPDQDNCDGVFVSYAFDSREREYPFVKNVSAQAWAFNSMLTVINTGLFELKSWKVHVGFQHNELLVSTDGAVAVEGDGFPIKVGKNGTVLAGFPQSDLKTAIDTAGDFTQMAAQVKIKGTQFGVSPKATPMPKTIKLLNDGYKCPAPKKYKTYMQMCCKRDPKFKPKNTTIKFMPRQYGDLSFTYDVLSAFENKYQAQVTIDNLSPLGRLDHWNLTWEWMRNEFIYSMQGAYTHKKDPSECIYGAQGQYYKDFDFTTVLNCQKKPLISDLPPEMENDDKLGKLPYCCRNGTLLPSTMNETKARSIFQMQVFKLPPDLNRTALYPPMNWKIEGTINPDYKCGPPIRVDPSGFPDPSGTGMTSSAVASWQITCNITRPKPKQNKCCVSFSAFYSDSVIPCNTCACGCQQTSKCDANIKPLLLPPQALLVPFENRDTLAKEWYKIKHLGSMPKKPPCPDNCGVSVNWHLDSDYNSGWTARVTLFNWGNDQYEDWFTAVQMKKNIADGYENVYSFNGTKLPQRNNTIFMQGLKGLNYLVGEVNGTNPDKDPRVPGKQQSVISFLKKNIPNINIEAGDGFPSKVFFNGEECALPTDFPKKSAAFKGQVGLLPAVLLALITFFLLTDQLH, encoded by the exons atgatAGTAACAAGTGAAGGAATGAAAATACCATGGACGAATGTGATCACTTGCATTGTGTTAGTTTTGTTATGTTATAGCATTGAGGAATGTAAGGGACAAGACTACGGTGGCGAGTCGACGGTTCCGGCGGCACCTCCGCCGGATCAGGACAACTGCGACGGCGTATTCGTGTCGTATGCATTCGACAGCCGCGAACGGGAATACCCGTTCGTGAAAAATGTATCGGCACAAGCATGGGCATTTAATTCGATGTTGACGGTCATAAATACAG GGCTATTCGAGCTGAAATCGTGGAAAGTTCACGTAGGGTTTCAGCACAATGAGCTATTGGTGTCGACGGACGGAGCCGTGGCGGTGGAAGGCGACGGATTTCCGATTAAAGTCGGGAAAAACGGCACGGTTTTGGCTGGATTCCCGCAATCGGATTTGAAAACGGCGATTGATACTGCCGGAGATTTTACGCAAATGGCGGCTCAGGTGAAGATAAAGGGAACACAATTTGGAGTTTCGCCTAAAGCAACGCCAATGCCTAAGACAATTAAGCTGCTCAATGATGGATACAAATGCCCTGCTCCTAAGAAATACA AAACTTATATGCAGATGTGCTGCAAGAGGGACCCCAAATTCAAGCCAAAAAATACCACCATCAAGTTCATGCCTCGTCAATACGGAGACCTCTCGTTCACATACGACGTTCTATCCGCGTTTGAGAACAAGTACCAAGCTCAAGTCACCATCGATAACCTCAGCCCGTTAGGTCGTCTTGATCATTGGAACTTGACGTGGGAATGGATGCGGAATGAGTTCATTTATAGCATGCAAGGCGCCTACACACACAAAAAAGACCCGTCAGAATGCATTTACGGTGCTCAGGGACAATACTACAAGGATTTCGATTTCACTACCGTCTTGAATTGCCAAAAGAAGCCACTCATATCCGACTTGCCACCTGAAATGGAAAACGATGACAAACTTGGCAAGTTACCTTATTGTTGCAGAAACGGGACACTTTTGCCTTCTACTATGAACGAGACTAAGGCTCGATCTATTTTCCAGATGCAAGTCTTCAAACTTCCTCCTGATTTGAACAGAACTGCCCTGTATCCGCCTATGAACTGGAAAATCGAAG GTACAATTAATCCGGACTACAAATGTGGCCCGCCTATAAGAGTTGATCCATCAGGATTCCCTGACCCTAGTGGAACCGGCATGACTTCAAGTGCTGTTGCCAGCTGGCAAATTACTTGCAACATCACCCGCCCGAAGCCAAAACAGAATAAATGTTGTGTTTCTTTCTCGGCTTTCTATTCCGACTCTGTTATCCCATGCAACACTTGCGCGTGTGGATGTCAGCAAACGTCTAAATGTGATGCGAATATAAAACCGTTGCTTCTCCCTCCACAAGCCCTTCTTGTCCCTTTTGAAAACAGGGACACCCTGGCGAAAGAATGGTACAAAATCAAGCATTTAGGCTCTATGCCTAAAAAACCCCCCTGTCCTGATAATTGTGGAGTAAGTGTTAATTGGCATTTGGATAGTGACTATAATTCTGGATGGACGGCCCGAGTAACTCTATTTAACTGGGGTAACGACCAGTATGAGGATTGGTTCACGGCTGTGCAAATGAAGAAGAACATCGCGGATGGGTATGAGAACGTTTACTCCTTCAACGGGACTAAGTTACCTCAACGAAACAACACGATTTTTATGCAAGGGTTGAAAGGATTGAACTATTTAGTTGGTGAAGTTAATGGGACTAATCCTGATAAAGATCCAAGAGTACCTGGAAAACAACAATCAGTGATCTCATTCTTGAAGAAAAACATACCAAATATTAACATTGAAGCTGGTGATGGATTCCCTTCTAAGGTGTTCTTCAACGGCGAAGAATGCGCGCTTCCAACAGATTTTCCTAAAAAGAGTGCAGCATTCAAAGGACAAGTTGGTTTGTTGCCTGCAGTTTTGCTTGCTCTCATCACTTTCTTTCTGTTGACAGATCAATTACACTGA